The proteins below are encoded in one region of Helianthus annuus cultivar XRQ/B chromosome 2, HanXRQr2.0-SUNRISE, whole genome shotgun sequence:
- the LOC110890960 gene encoding GATA zinc finger domain-containing protein 14-like, producing MANQNSNQNQNQYQYRSNFNPTQNAQPLPQDQPGGNDNSIPSTPPFRNQNPNNNQRTPQQQNRNRQTSLPVNLDDGYVNSDRRENSDDGGYYDDRVDDNEDWGYINRGNDYRARGYEDEEFGYQNANYVGDDDYGRGNRRNDGYENNRQQRNNYQRNRNDGFYNNNNANPNQIPRFVGGGHQGANRGGNRRDDRRDVGRDERRNERRNERRDDRRDNRRMEDQEVNGPHRRQQPPRGVNDRFRPIVTENDSPIVSFTRFKEMMRRCPHHQIEKRELVKCFVRGLDDNTWNRLESTSNGTLLSNHEDDDWEFLERMSKRSKEKESADRAKKHPISRSLPDLDSKDQISTLEREMARMKKKEVNAVQFEVCEDCGDIGHRAEQCPTGPSDYTEEVNQVNHPNFRYGNASNQMNPNFQSGNQGGQSGLSYQNRQVGNQGGYQRNYNQGYQGRDNNYQGGYQRNYNNQGGNGSVSNNQTSGDDLSAKMDALLNMQKESQNNIKESHNDIKEIKKTNEIRDKAHEALAKQVGQLAEEMAQIRGSMGKLPSDTTVNPKHQGSSSKNTREVHLNEISLRSGRIINSGVEPPSPKFVEGVVEDASDDEDYVSLDRTKQPTVILGRPLLATSNAQINCKSGTVDMTFGGVGDAA from the exons atggcaaaccaaaacTCCAACCAAAACCAGAACCAATACCAATATCGGAGTAACTTTAATCCCACTCAAAACGCCCAACCTCTACCTCAAGATCAACCGGGTGGTAACGACAACTCTATACCATCCACACCACCTTTCAGAAACCAAAATCCCAACAACAACCAacgaacaccccaacaacaaaacCGTAACAGACAAACTTCTTTACCCGTCAACCTCGATGATGGATATGTCAATTCAGATCGTAGAG AAAATTCCGATGATGGGGGTTATTATGATGATCGGGTGGACGATAATGAAGATTGGGGGTACATCAATCGGGGTAATGACTACCGTGCGAGAGGGTATGAAGATGAAGAGTttggctatcaaaatgccaaCTACGTTGGGGATGATGATTATGGTCGTGGGAATAGAAGGAATGACGGTTACGAAAATAACCGCCAACAACGAAACAACtaccaacggaaccggaatgatgggttttacaacaacaataatgctaaCCCTAACCagattcctcgttttgtgggaggtggtCATCAAGGGGCTAACCGAGGTGGAAATCGGAGAGATGATAGAAGAGATGTTGGACGGGATGAGAGACGAAATGAACGGAGGAATGAGAGACGAGATGATAGAAGGGATAACCGAAGAATGGAGGATCAAGAAGTTAACGGTCCTcatcgtcgtcaacaacctccacggggagtgaatGATCGTTTCAGGCCGATTGTTACCGAAAACGATTCACCCATCGTTT CCTTCACGAGATTCAAAGAAATGAtgcggagatgcccacatcaTCAAATTGAGAAGCGGGAATTGGTAAAGTGTTTTGTTCGAGGTCTAGATGACAACACATGGAACCGACTTGAATCAACAAGTAATGGGACCCTTCTAAGCAaccatgaagatgatgattgggaattCTTGGAACGGATGAGTAAACGTTCGAAAGAGAAAGAATCAGCCGATCGAGCTAAGAAGCATCCcatttcccggtcacttcccgatcttgacTCTAAAGATCAGATTTCCACCTTAGAGCGGGAAATGGCTCGAATGAAGAAAAAGGAAGTAAATGCGGTTCAATTCGAGGTATGTGAAGATTGTGGTGATATTGGACATAGAGCGGAACAATGTCCAACGGGGCCGAGTGACTACACGGAGGAAGTCAaccaagt aaatcaccctaactTCCGATATGGTAatgcttcaaatcaaatgaacccgaattttcaatcggGTAACCAAGGAGGTCAAAGCGGGTTATCATATCAAAACCGTCAAGTTGGTAACCAAGGAGGTTATCAACgaaattacaaccaagggtaccaaggtaGGGACAATAAttaccaaggtgggtaccaaaggaattacaacaATCAAGGCGGTAATGGAAGCGTGTCGAACAATCAAACCAGTGGCGATGACTTGAGTGCCAAAATGGATGCTTTGCTGAATATGCAAAAAGAAtctcaaaacaatataaaagaatCTCACAATGATATTAAGGAGATAAAGAAGACAAACGAGATTCGGGATAAAGCACATGAGGCATTGGCAAAGCAAGTGGGCCAACTCGCGGAGGAAATGGCTCAAATCAGGGGAAGCATGGGGAAGCTTCCGAGTGACACCACAGTGAACCCTAAACATCAAGGGTCGAGCTCAAAGAATACACGTGAGGTACATTTAAATgaaatttctttacgtagtggtcggaTCATTAATAGTGGTGTTGAGCCACCATCAcccaagtttgttgaaggggtggtggaggATGCAAGTGACGATGAAG ATTATGTATCTTTGGACCGAACCAAGCAACCAACGGTGATCCTTGGTCGACCACTTTTGGCAACATCGAATGCCCAAATTAATTGCAAATCGGgcacggtcgacatgacttttggtGGCGTCGGCGACGCCGCCTAG